A single genomic interval of Nocardioides nitrophenolicus harbors:
- a CDS encoding LysM peptidoglycan-binding domain-containing protein: protein MNQATARQVRLRATLLWILVTAGLAGLGTLTAPSVRRLVSAPGPGFAELLVQACAAAALVAGGVLWLATTEVVAGVLRAPAGRSGRAGRPVGPVRLALLAACGCTVLATTPAHARADPGPGDGPLGSGALHAATALGADALSGLPLPDRPVGQRPARPRDTRPVAVTVRPGDSLWTIAARRLGPDASRAEVTSYWQRVRALNADALGPDPDLIRPGQTVRLPPA from the coding sequence ATGAATCAGGCCACCGCCCGCCAGGTGCGACTCCGTGCGACCCTGCTCTGGATCCTGGTCACGGCCGGTCTGGCCGGGCTCGGCACGCTCACCGCGCCGTCGGTACGACGCCTGGTGAGCGCGCCCGGCCCGGGCTTCGCCGAGCTGCTGGTCCAGGCCTGCGCGGCCGCGGCACTGGTCGCCGGGGGCGTGCTCTGGCTGGCCACCACCGAGGTGGTCGCCGGCGTACTGCGTGCCCCGGCCGGCCGGAGCGGTCGCGCCGGCCGGCCCGTCGGCCCGGTCCGGCTCGCCCTGCTCGCCGCCTGCGGCTGCACCGTCCTCGCCACCACCCCCGCCCACGCGCGCGCTGACCCGGGGCCCGGGGACGGACCGCTCGGCAGCGGCGCCCTCCACGCCGCCACCGCCCTCGGCGCGGACGCGCTCAGCGGCCTGCCCCTCCCCGACCGGCCCGTCGGGCAACGCCCCGCCCGCCCCCGCGACACTCGCCCGGTCGCGGTCACTGTCCGCCCCGGCGACTCGCTGTGGACCATCGCCGCGCGGCGCCTCGGGCCGGATGCGTCGCGAGCCGAGGTGACGTCGTACTGGCAGCGGGTGCGGGCGCTCAACGCCGACGCCCTCGGCCCCGACCCCGATCTCATCCGGCCCGGCCAGACGGTCCGGCTGCCGCCCGCCTGA
- a CDS encoding Rv3235 family protein → MSAVPHDLVSLRAPVPVSSTQGTLALALLPRQAPPPGRPPQWRPPVRPGAVVVPIDHRLRHAIEEWTHRFVQAAVEIVGGDRPVSQLVRWTTRDVYADLHRRALLVARAGGHQPGLARVQPVRPRVESVHACFISDTVVECGVRVRHGDRSRAVAARFERFDQRWVCTALDFS, encoded by the coding sequence ATGTCCGCCGTACCCCACGACCTCGTCAGCCTCCGGGCGCCGGTCCCGGTGAGCTCCACCCAGGGCACCCTGGCGCTCGCCCTGCTCCCCCGTCAGGCGCCGCCACCGGGCCGGCCGCCCCAGTGGCGCCCACCGGTCCGCCCCGGCGCCGTCGTCGTGCCGATCGACCACCGACTGCGCCACGCCATCGAGGAGTGGACGCACCGCTTCGTCCAGGCGGCCGTCGAGATCGTCGGCGGCGACCGGCCCGTGTCCCAGCTGGTCCGCTGGACCACCCGCGACGTGTACGCCGACCTGCACCGCCGCGCCCTGCTGGTCGCCCGGGCGGGCGGCCACCAGCCCGGGCTGGCCCGGGTGCAGCCGGTCCGGCCGCGGGTCGAGAGCGTGCACGCCTGCTTCATCAGCGACACCGTCGTCGAGTGCGGGGTGCGGGTGCGCCACGGCGACCGGTCGCGCGCCGTCGCCGCCCGGTTCGAGCGGTTCGACCAGCGCTGGGTCTGCACCGCCCTCGACTTCTCGTGA
- the secA gene encoding preprotein translocase subunit SecA: MPVIIDKLLRIGEGKILRQLEGIAKAVNAIEDDFKAMSDDELRGMTDEFRKRLAEGEDLDDIMPEAFATVREAARRVLGQRHFDVQIMGGAALHLGNIAEMKTGEGKTLVSTLPAYLNALEGKGVHVVTVNDYLAKFQSEMMGRVHHFLGLTVGVILPSMRPDERRAAYACDITYGTNNELGFDYLRDNMASSLEECVQRGHNFAVVDEVDSILIDEARTPLIISGPTQDEVKWYGEFAKIAQKLTRDVDYEVDEKKRTISVLEDGITKVEDHLGIENLYESANTPLISFLHNSIKAKELFRNDKEYVVMEGEVLIVDEHTGRMLAGRRYNDGLHQAIEAKEGVKVREEYQTLATVTLQNYFRLYDKLSGMTGTALTEASEFDKIYKLGVVPIPTNKPMQRKDQPDLVYRTEEAKYDAVVDDIVARHEKGQPVLVGTVSVEKSEYLHQQLTKRGVAHSVLNAKVHAEEAKIVALAGHKGAVTVATNMAGRGTDIMLGGSYEFLADAELRKQGLEPTGDTAEEYEAAWPAMVERFKDQVAKEHDEVRDLGGLYVIGTERHESRRIDNQLRGRSGRQGDPGESRFYLSLQDELMRLFKSDWVDRVLLLLKIPDDVPIENKRVTNAIANAQGQVESQNFESRKNVLKYDDVMDRQRKVIYGERREVLEGVDLEEQIRTFIDDVVTGFVNGSLDEFAEEWDLEQLWTDLKQFWPVSISWKDLVEEAGTQAALEKSHLIDVLKADAHAAYDRREEEVGEEVARELERRVLLSVLDRKWREHLYEMDYLREGIYLRAYSQRDPLVEYQREGFDMFAAMMDGIKEETVGFLFNLEVQVEDDDEEIHYHADGTAHAGPMHEGAFAEPPVGVGLEAGGEMDLESISSELKAAAPKVRAKGLDAPKQPQNLTYSAPDETGHEEVRGSGAVSTADDEFGDVGRNALCPCGSGKKYKRCHGAPGGPTGMALRG; this comes from the coding sequence GTGCCAGTGATCATCGACAAGCTCCTCCGCATCGGAGAGGGCAAGATCCTCCGCCAGCTCGAGGGCATCGCCAAGGCGGTCAACGCCATCGAGGACGACTTCAAGGCGATGTCTGACGACGAGCTGCGGGGCATGACCGACGAGTTCCGCAAGCGCCTCGCTGAGGGCGAGGACCTCGACGACATCATGCCCGAGGCGTTCGCCACGGTCCGCGAGGCCGCGCGCCGGGTCCTCGGCCAGCGACACTTCGACGTCCAGATCATGGGTGGCGCCGCGCTCCACCTCGGCAACATCGCCGAGATGAAGACCGGTGAGGGCAAGACCCTGGTCTCGACCCTCCCGGCGTACCTCAACGCCCTCGAGGGCAAGGGCGTCCACGTCGTCACGGTCAACGACTACCTGGCCAAGTTCCAGTCCGAGATGATGGGCCGCGTCCACCACTTCCTCGGCCTGACCGTCGGCGTGATCCTGCCGAGCATGCGCCCCGACGAGCGGCGCGCGGCGTACGCCTGCGACATCACCTACGGCACCAACAACGAGCTCGGCTTCGACTACCTGCGCGACAACATGGCCTCCTCGCTCGAGGAGTGCGTCCAGCGCGGCCACAACTTCGCCGTCGTCGACGAGGTCGACTCGATCCTCATCGACGAGGCCCGGACCCCGCTCATCATCAGCGGTCCGACCCAGGACGAGGTGAAGTGGTACGGCGAGTTCGCCAAGATCGCCCAGAAGCTCACCCGCGACGTCGACTACGAGGTCGACGAGAAGAAGCGCACCATCTCGGTCCTCGAGGACGGCATCACCAAGGTCGAGGACCACCTCGGCATCGAGAACCTCTACGAGTCGGCCAACACCCCGCTCATCTCCTTCCTGCACAACTCCATCAAGGCCAAGGAGCTGTTCCGCAACGACAAGGAGTACGTCGTCATGGAGGGCGAGGTGCTCATCGTCGACGAGCACACCGGCCGCATGCTCGCGGGCCGCCGCTACAACGACGGACTCCACCAGGCCATCGAGGCCAAGGAGGGCGTGAAGGTCCGCGAGGAGTACCAGACCCTCGCCACCGTCACCCTCCAGAACTACTTCCGCCTCTACGACAAGCTCTCCGGCATGACCGGTACGGCCCTCACCGAGGCCTCCGAGTTCGACAAGATCTACAAGCTCGGCGTGGTCCCGATCCCGACCAACAAGCCGATGCAGCGCAAGGACCAGCCCGACCTCGTCTACCGCACCGAGGAGGCGAAGTACGACGCCGTCGTCGACGACATCGTCGCGCGCCACGAGAAGGGCCAGCCGGTCCTGGTCGGCACCGTCTCGGTCGAGAAGTCCGAGTACCTCCACCAGCAGCTCACCAAGCGCGGCGTCGCCCACTCCGTCCTCAACGCGAAGGTCCACGCCGAGGAGGCGAAGATCGTCGCGCTCGCCGGCCACAAGGGCGCGGTCACGGTCGCCACCAACATGGCCGGTCGCGGCACCGACATCATGCTCGGCGGCTCCTACGAGTTCCTCGCCGACGCCGAGCTGCGCAAGCAGGGCCTCGAGCCGACCGGCGACACCGCCGAGGAGTACGAGGCGGCCTGGCCCGCGATGGTCGAGCGCTTCAAGGACCAGGTGGCCAAGGAGCACGACGAGGTGCGCGACCTCGGCGGCCTCTACGTCATCGGCACCGAGCGCCACGAGTCCCGTCGCATCGACAACCAGCTCCGCGGTCGCTCCGGCCGCCAGGGCGACCCCGGCGAGAGCCGCTTCTACCTGTCCCTGCAGGACGAGCTGATGCGGCTGTTCAAGTCCGACTGGGTCGACCGCGTCCTGCTGCTGCTCAAGATCCCCGACGACGTCCCGATCGAGAACAAGCGGGTCACCAACGCGATCGCCAACGCCCAGGGCCAGGTCGAGTCGCAGAACTTCGAGTCCCGCAAGAACGTCCTCAAGTACGACGACGTGATGGACCGCCAGCGCAAGGTGATCTACGGCGAGCGCCGCGAGGTGCTCGAGGGCGTCGACCTCGAGGAGCAGATCCGCACCTTCATCGACGACGTCGTGACGGGCTTCGTCAACGGCTCGCTCGACGAGTTCGCCGAGGAGTGGGACCTCGAGCAGCTGTGGACCGACCTCAAGCAGTTCTGGCCGGTCTCGATCTCCTGGAAGGACCTGGTCGAGGAGGCCGGGACCCAGGCCGCGCTGGAGAAGTCGCACCTCATCGACGTGCTCAAGGCCGACGCCCACGCGGCGTACGACCGGCGCGAGGAGGAGGTCGGCGAGGAGGTCGCCCGCGAGCTCGAGCGTCGGGTGCTGCTCTCGGTCCTCGACCGCAAGTGGCGCGAGCACCTCTACGAGATGGACTACCTACGCGAGGGCATCTACCTGCGGGCCTACTCCCAGCGCGATCCGCTGGTCGAGTACCAGCGTGAGGGCTTCGACATGTTCGCCGCCATGATGGACGGCATCAAGGAGGAGACCGTCGGCTTCCTGTTCAACCTGGAGGTCCAGGTCGAGGACGACGACGAGGAGATCCACTACCACGCCGACGGCACCGCCCACGCCGGCCCGATGCACGAGGGCGCCTTCGCCGAGCCGCCGGTCGGCGTCGGCCTCGAGGCCGGTGGCGAGATGGACCTGGAGTCCATCTCCTCCGAGCTGAAGGCCGCCGCGCCGAAGGTGCGGGCCAAGGGCCTCGACGCGCCGAAGCAGCCGCAGAACCTCACCTACTCCGCGCCCGACGAGACCGGGCACGAGGAGGTCCGCGGCAGCGGCGCCGTCTCCACCGCCGACGACGAGTTCGGCGACGTGGGCCGCAACGCCCTGTGCCCCTGTGGCTCCGGCAAGAAGTACAAGCGCTGCCACGGCGCTCCCGGCGGCCCGACCGGGATGGCCCTGCGCGGCTGA
- a CDS encoding DUF4233 domain-containing protein has translation MTDERERSPRRGMCAAVLSLEAIAVGLSTPVMIGISDISPGVALPLGLGLAVLCVLVAGMLRRESAYLLGHVLQVGAVALGFLAPLMFVVGGIFALLWGTAYGLGRKIETERAAAFAAYDQRRESGE, from the coding sequence GTGACCGACGAGCGCGAGAGGTCGCCCCGCCGGGGCATGTGCGCCGCCGTGCTCTCCCTCGAGGCGATCGCGGTCGGGCTCTCCACCCCCGTGATGATCGGCATCTCCGACATCAGCCCCGGCGTCGCGCTGCCGCTCGGCCTGGGGCTGGCGGTGCTGTGCGTGCTGGTCGCCGGGATGCTGCGCCGGGAGTCGGCCTACCTGCTCGGGCACGTGCTCCAGGTCGGCGCCGTCGCGCTCGGCTTCCTCGCCCCGCTCATGTTCGTCGTGGGCGGCATCTTCGCGCTGCTGTGGGGCACGGCGTACGGCCTGGGCCGCAAGATCGAGACCGAGCGGGCCGCGGCCTTCGCGGCCTATGACCAGCGCCGAGAATCGGGCGAGTAG
- the folC gene encoding bifunctional tetrahydrofolate synthase/dihydrofolate synthase, translating into MNEPAARPAETFDEAEDALLSRWPETRLEPSLDRIRAFTELLGDPQHAYRSIHLTGTNGKTSTSRMIDALLRALDLRTGRFTSPHVERMSERISVDGEPLDDEAFVRAFNDVAPYMHLVDEAEDHPLSFFEAVVGMAYAAFADAPVDVAVVEVGMGGSWDATNVIDADVAVVTPIAVDHANYLGGTPVEIAREKAGIIKPGAVAVLAQQSAEVAAVLLERAAEVGATVAREGLEFGVVSRTPAVGGQVVTLQGLRGRYDDVFLSLYGAHQAQNAATALAAVEAFVGGDEPLGDDIVRGALGEITSPGRLEVVRRSPTVLLDAAHNPHGAEATAAALEDSFQFDPVVGVVGVMGDKDAEGLLAAFEPHLAQVVVTQSSTERAMPAERLAVIAREVFGEDRVTVVPLLSDAIDAAAALAESDGTDALSSGAVLVTGSVVTVGEARVLLGGRK; encoded by the coding sequence ATGAACGAGCCCGCAGCGCGCCCAGCCGAGACCTTCGACGAGGCCGAGGACGCCCTCCTGTCCCGGTGGCCCGAGACCCGGCTGGAGCCCTCGCTCGACCGGATCCGCGCCTTCACCGAGCTGCTCGGCGACCCGCAGCACGCCTACCGCTCGATCCACCTCACCGGCACCAACGGCAAGACGTCGACCTCGCGGATGATCGACGCGCTGCTGCGCGCCCTCGACCTGCGCACCGGGCGGTTCACCAGCCCCCACGTGGAGAGGATGAGCGAACGGATCAGCGTCGACGGCGAGCCGCTCGACGACGAGGCGTTCGTGCGGGCCTTCAACGACGTGGCGCCGTACATGCACCTCGTCGACGAGGCCGAGGACCACCCGCTCAGCTTCTTCGAGGCGGTCGTCGGGATGGCGTACGCCGCCTTCGCCGACGCGCCGGTCGACGTCGCGGTCGTCGAGGTCGGGATGGGCGGCTCGTGGGACGCCACCAACGTCATCGACGCCGACGTGGCCGTGGTGACCCCGATCGCCGTGGACCACGCCAACTACCTCGGCGGCACGCCCGTCGAGATCGCCCGCGAGAAGGCCGGCATCATCAAGCCCGGCGCGGTCGCCGTGCTCGCGCAGCAGAGCGCCGAGGTCGCGGCGGTGCTGCTGGAGCGCGCGGCCGAGGTCGGTGCGACGGTCGCCCGCGAGGGGCTCGAGTTCGGCGTCGTCAGCCGGACCCCGGCCGTCGGCGGTCAGGTGGTCACCCTCCAGGGCCTGCGCGGACGCTACGACGACGTCTTCCTCTCGCTGTACGGCGCCCACCAGGCCCAGAACGCCGCCACCGCCCTCGCCGCGGTCGAGGCCTTCGTCGGCGGCGACGAGCCGCTCGGCGACGACATCGTGCGCGGTGCGCTCGGCGAGATCACCTCGCCCGGCCGGCTCGAGGTGGTCCGCCGCAGCCCCACGGTCCTGCTCGATGCCGCCCACAACCCCCACGGCGCCGAGGCGACCGCGGCCGCGCTGGAGGACTCCTTCCAGTTCGACCCGGTGGTCGGCGTGGTCGGCGTGATGGGCGACAAGGACGCCGAGGGCCTGCTCGCCGCCTTCGAGCCGCACCTCGCCCAGGTGGTCGTCACCCAGAGCTCCACCGAACGGGCGATGCCCGCCGAGCGGCTCGCCGTGATCGCGCGTGAGGTGTTCGGGGAGGACCGGGTCACCGTCGTACCGCTCCTCTCCGACGCCATCGACGCCGCCGCCGCGCTCGCCGAGTCCGACGGCACCGACGCGCTCAGCTCGGGCGCGGTGCTGGTGACCGGTTCGGTCGTCACCGTCGGCGAGGCCCGGGTGCTGCTCGGAGGCCGCAAGTGA
- a CDS encoding glycoside hydrolase family 43 protein, with protein sequence MGARRGLAVAVAAMLAVPGLSACSAAGDSPTAEPTTSEAPLIPEPSALPTALPSDVLAGEMQDLAKLAERLAQQLPAQRRPEPVRIAGSSTRWQPGAAYRGVFADPDILRHDGRWYAYATNTSHLKLPVLTSRDLTTWTPLATSGGGRIDPIEVAGWVRSSDGGRDLWAPGVAEVGGGWTAAYAAPAGTQGGQRHNCIGLTRGPSPAGPFRPVGEPLCYGEAQLGVIDPDVFVDEHGVAWLLWKFSGVVNRRPAGLFIRRLNADGTGFADGSQTRELLTLDRPWEGDTIENPSMVQFRGVTYLFYSGNSWERADYATGYAICAGPEGPCVRQNHGEPLLSTATTGRLGPGGASAFVDRKSLRLVYHAWDRVGQTRRLHVAGLWQRDDGTLEVVDPG encoded by the coding sequence ATGGGGGCTCGGCGAGGTCTGGCGGTGGCGGTGGCCGCGATGCTGGCGGTGCCGGGGTTGTCGGCGTGCTCGGCCGCCGGCGACTCCCCCACCGCCGAGCCGACGACGAGCGAGGCACCGCTGATCCCCGAGCCGAGCGCGCTGCCGACCGCACTGCCGAGCGACGTGCTCGCCGGCGAGATGCAGGACCTGGCCAAGCTCGCCGAGCGCCTCGCCCAGCAGCTCCCGGCGCAGCGCCGGCCGGAGCCGGTGCGGATCGCGGGCAGCAGCACCCGGTGGCAGCCGGGGGCGGCCTACCGCGGAGTGTTCGCGGATCCCGACATCCTGCGCCACGACGGCCGCTGGTACGCCTACGCCACCAACACCTCGCACCTCAAGCTCCCGGTGCTGACCTCGCGCGACCTGACGACCTGGACCCCGCTGGCCACGAGCGGCGGGGGCCGGATCGACCCGATCGAGGTCGCCGGCTGGGTGCGCAGCAGCGACGGCGGCCGCGACCTGTGGGCGCCGGGCGTGGCCGAGGTCGGTGGCGGCTGGACCGCGGCGTACGCCGCACCGGCCGGCACCCAGGGCGGCCAGCGGCACAACTGCATCGGGCTGACCCGCGGCCCCTCGCCGGCCGGGCCGTTCCGGCCGGTCGGGGAGCCGCTCTGCTACGGCGAGGCCCAGCTCGGCGTCATCGACCCCGACGTGTTCGTCGACGAGCACGGCGTGGCGTGGCTGCTGTGGAAGTTCTCCGGCGTCGTCAACCGCCGCCCGGCCGGGCTGTTCATCCGTCGGCTCAACGCCGACGGAACCGGCTTCGCCGACGGCTCGCAGACCCGGGAGCTGCTCACCCTCGACCGGCCGTGGGAGGGCGACACCATCGAGAACCCGAGCATGGTCCAGTTCCGCGGGGTCACCTATCTCTTCTACTCCGGCAACTCGTGGGAGCGCGCCGACTACGCGACCGGGTACGCCATCTGCGCCGGACCCGAGGGGCCGTGCGTGCGCCAGAACCACGGGGAGCCGCTGCTCTCCACCGCCACGACCGGCCGGCTCGGTCCGGGCGGCGCGTCGGCGTTCGTCGACCGGAAGTCGCTGCGACTGGTCTACCACGCGTGGGACCGGGTCGGGCAGACCCGCCGGCTGCACGTCGCCGGGCTGTGGCAGCGCGACGACGGCACGCTGGAGGTCGTGGACCCGGGCTGA
- a CDS encoding type II toxin-antitoxin system VapC family toxin, which translates to MTIIADTGAIYACYDRSDAHHAAAREYLSGVDERLLVPALVLAELDHLVGARLGEQARAAVLDDVLDTMDVVPFDQAIAARAAGVAGVYGDFPLGLTDATLVVHAQDHRTRSLFTVDQRHFRAITPLWGGDSFRLLPFDA; encoded by the coding sequence GTGACGATCATCGCCGACACGGGAGCGATCTACGCCTGCTACGACCGCTCCGACGCTCACCACGCAGCCGCCAGGGAGTATCTGAGCGGCGTCGACGAGAGGCTCCTGGTGCCCGCCTTGGTGCTGGCCGAGCTGGACCACCTCGTCGGTGCCCGGCTCGGCGAGCAGGCCCGCGCCGCGGTGCTCGACGACGTCCTGGACACCATGGACGTCGTCCCGTTCGACCAGGCCATCGCCGCCCGTGCCGCCGGCGTCGCCGGGGTCTACGGTGACTTCCCCCTCGGCCTGACCGACGCCACGCTCGTCGTGCACGCGCAGGATCATCGGACCCGCAGCCTGTTCACCGTCGACCAGCGGCACTTCCGCGCCATCACGCCGCTCTGGGGAGGCGACAGCTTCCGGCTGCTCCCCTTCGACGCGTAG
- a CDS encoding CopG family transcriptional regulator: MVRTTIYLPEDLKAALEARAAAEGRTEADVIREALTEKLRGRGRTAREMRFGLYDSGASSTSTDVDQILSDTGFGIA; encoded by the coding sequence ATGGTGCGCACGACGATCTACCTCCCTGAGGACCTCAAGGCCGCGCTCGAGGCGCGCGCCGCGGCCGAAGGGCGCACCGAGGCCGACGTGATCCGTGAGGCCCTGACCGAGAAGCTGCGCGGCCGGGGCCGAACCGCTCGCGAGATGCGCTTCGGCCTGTACGACAGCGGGGCGTCGTCCACCTCGACCGATGTCGACCAGATCCTCTCCGACACCGGGTTCGGGATCGCGTGA
- a CDS encoding class I SAM-dependent methyltransferase, translating into MTHSTPQSNIDAYWTGRAPEYDDYQQRPERREHDRAAWTEVFTAALPPAPATVLDLGTGSGYVALLLAELGHDVTATDLAEGMLARAREHAARAPHPPRFLRGDAVAPDFPDGSFDAITSRYLMWTLREPERALASWRRLLRPGGVLALVDSTWFPTGLDRDTSADFVERYDAEVRALLPLAAATSIDATRDLVAAAGFAEVRVTPLTSILDLDRRFGVAPDHEVQLQYLVTARRR; encoded by the coding sequence ATGACGCACTCGACGCCCCAGTCCAACATCGACGCCTACTGGACCGGCCGCGCGCCGGAGTACGACGACTACCAGCAGCGCCCGGAGCGGCGCGAGCACGACCGGGCCGCCTGGACCGAGGTGTTCACCGCCGCGCTGCCGCCCGCGCCGGCCACGGTGCTCGACCTCGGCACCGGGAGCGGGTACGTCGCGCTCCTGCTCGCCGAGCTCGGCCACGACGTCACCGCCACCGACCTCGCCGAGGGGATGCTGGCCCGTGCCCGCGAGCACGCCGCGCGGGCGCCGCACCCGCCGCGCTTCCTGCGGGGCGACGCCGTCGCCCCGGACTTCCCCGACGGCTCGTTCGACGCGATCACCAGCCGCTACCTGATGTGGACCCTGCGCGAGCCGGAGCGCGCGCTGGCCTCCTGGCGGCGACTGCTGCGCCCCGGGGGAGTGCTGGCGCTGGTGGACTCGACCTGGTTCCCGACCGGGCTCGACCGCGACACCTCGGCTGACTTCGTCGAGCGCTACGACGCCGAGGTCCGCGCGCTGCTGCCGCTCGCCGCCGCGACGTCCATCGACGCCACCCGCGACCTGGTCGCCGCCGCGGGCTTCGCCGAGGTGAGGGTCACGCCGCTGACGAGCATCCTCGACCTGGACCGCCGCTTCGGCGTGGCCCCGGACCACGAGGTGCAGCTGCAGTACCTGGTCACCGCGCGCCGGCGCTGA
- a CDS encoding ABC transporter ATP-binding protein, with product MIVAEDLHFGYDERPVLRGVGLEARPGRVLGLLGPNGSGKTTALRLLYGSLRPERGRVSVGGVPLARLRPREVARRIAVVVQESDADAMLSVREMVTLGRLPRLGTFQRAGDVDRSVVDAALARVGGTHLAARPYADLSGGERQRVLVARALAQEADFLLLDEPTNHLDIRYQHEVLGLVREVATSAVVVLHDLNLAARYCDDLVLLDRGRVAAAGSPDAVLDPHLLERVYGIGVTRTDAAGHPQLLFHPLAAVPERLPA from the coding sequence GTGATCGTCGCGGAGGATCTCCACTTCGGCTACGACGAGCGCCCGGTGCTCCGCGGCGTCGGGCTCGAGGCCCGTCCGGGCCGGGTGCTCGGCCTGCTCGGCCCCAACGGCAGCGGGAAGACCACCGCCCTGCGCCTGCTCTACGGCTCCCTGCGGCCGGAGCGGGGCCGGGTGTCGGTGGGCGGCGTCCCCCTGGCCCGGCTGCGACCGCGCGAGGTGGCCCGGCGGATCGCGGTCGTGGTCCAGGAGTCCGACGCCGACGCGATGCTGAGCGTCCGGGAGATGGTCACGCTCGGCAGGCTGCCGCGGCTGGGCACCTTCCAGCGGGCCGGAGACGTCGACCGGAGCGTGGTCGACGCGGCGCTGGCGCGCGTCGGCGGCACCCACCTCGCCGCGCGTCCGTACGCCGACCTGTCCGGTGGCGAGCGACAGCGGGTCCTCGTCGCCCGGGCGCTCGCGCAGGAGGCCGACTTCCTGCTCCTCGACGAGCCGACCAACCACCTCGACATCCGCTACCAGCACGAGGTGCTCGGCCTGGTGCGCGAGGTCGCGACCAGCGCGGTGGTGGTGCTCCACGACCTCAACCTCGCCGCGCGCTACTGCGACGACCTGGTCCTGCTCGACCGGGGCCGGGTCGCCGCGGCCGGCTCGCCGGACGCCGTCCTCGACCCGCACCTGCTGGAGCGGGTCTACGGCATCGGGGTCACCCGCACCGACGCCGCCGGCCACCCCCAGCTGCTCTTCCACCCGCTCGCCGCCGTACCCGAGAGGCTCCCCGCATGA
- a CDS encoding ABC transporter substrate-binding protein, whose amino-acid sequence MRRPLAVLAASASVLALTSCGLGASERSASGGSGPYPVTVENCGAEVTFDAAPEEVVLLKSAAVPYLARLGVLDRVTARAGEYPRDYYDDATWAALEDIPALTGKTDASGHLLISKEVVIDQEPDLVLGEIDNLGRDTLGAVGIPLIEEPAMCPRGLDDPGFDDITDQMSTYGEVFDRRDEATAANAAIEQRVAELSAPAGGERRTAAVLYPTVGGGVTYAYGARSMAHPILEAAGLDDVFADTDERVFEVTAEELIGRDPDVLVLLHSAGDPDQVVAAVTGLPGADSITAVREGELLPLLFNYVEPPTPLALDGLAQVRARFAS is encoded by the coding sequence ATGCGCCGTCCTCTCGCCGTCCTCGCCGCGAGCGCCTCCGTGCTCGCCCTCACCTCCTGCGGCCTGGGGGCGAGCGAGCGCTCCGCCTCCGGGGGCTCCGGGCCGTATCCGGTGACCGTGGAGAACTGCGGCGCCGAGGTCACCTTCGACGCGGCGCCCGAGGAGGTCGTGCTGCTCAAGAGCGCGGCGGTGCCCTATCTGGCCCGGCTCGGCGTCCTGGACCGGGTCACCGCCCGGGCCGGTGAGTACCCCCGCGACTACTACGACGACGCCACCTGGGCGGCGCTCGAGGACATCCCGGCGCTGACCGGCAAGACCGACGCCTCGGGCCACCTGCTCATCTCGAAGGAGGTCGTCATCGACCAGGAGCCCGACCTGGTGCTCGGCGAGATCGACAACCTCGGCCGCGACACCCTCGGCGCCGTCGGGATCCCGCTCATCGAGGAGCCCGCGATGTGCCCGCGGGGGCTCGACGACCCTGGCTTCGACGACATCACCGACCAGATGAGCACCTACGGCGAGGTGTTCGACCGGCGCGACGAGGCGACCGCCGCGAACGCCGCGATCGAGCAGCGGGTCGCGGAGCTGAGCGCCCCGGCGGGCGGGGAGCGGCGCACCGCGGCGGTGCTCTACCCGACCGTCGGCGGCGGCGTGACCTACGCCTACGGCGCCCGCAGCATGGCGCACCCGATCCTCGAGGCGGCCGGTCTCGACGACGTCTTCGCCGACACCGACGAGCGGGTCTTCGAGGTCACCGCGGAGGAGCTGATCGGCCGCGACCCCGACGTCCTGGTCCTGCTCCACAGCGCGGGCGACCCCGACCAGGTGGTGGCCGCCGTGACCGGCCTGCCCGGCGCCGACAGCATCACCGCGGTCCGCGAGGGCGAGCTGCTGCCGCTGCTCTTCAACTACGTCGAGCCGCCGACGCCGCTGGCCCTGGACGGCCTGGCGCAGGTCCGGGCGAGGTTCGCCTCGTGA